ATCAGTTCACCTATTCAATTAATTGCCGACTCAGCTGGGCCCGTCTTTTGGCATATGTGATAACTGATAGTGCCCATGTGGGTCAACATGCCTATCTAATTGCCAGATCACAGGATGCTGGAGAATCGGATGCAACAGCTTGTCAAGGATAAAGATTATCTGTTTTGTTCAAACTTCTTGTGTTTTCCTTTGGTCTTTTCTGTACTGTGAAATCCGAACAGAAGCATGATGAGTTTGCTTCAATCTTTAGGATTATTCAGATGTGATTGTTCATTAAATGGTCTTGTGCATATGAAATAAAAATAGGTTGAaacaaagtgtttttttttctgtgcagCTCACTAGGATAACTGATACATCAGCAGCTGAAGCAAGAGCAGGAAAGGATATACAAGGTATACCATGGGAGAGGTTACAAATAACCAGGAGCGATTACAGAAAAGCTAGGTTGGTACAGTACAAAAACTACGAAAACTTCCCTCAATCAGGAGAGCTCATGGATAAGGTCTCTATTATCATGAAATTTTATCTAtcaatgtttgttttttttgctcTATGGATGTTCCAAAttcctgaaaaaaaatgcatcttACATTTTTCAGATATGCAAGCAAGTGGATAAGATCAGCAAGTATTATGAATTTCACTACAACACTAGATTAGTGAAGCCATCAATCCTCCACTTTCAGGTGAGTTGCATTCTTTCTTAGCTGACAAATACTCCTTTTTATCAATCCTCCACTAGATTAATGCGGGATAAGCTATTTTTCTTAGCTGTTAGCATTAGTTGTGTATCATCGGAGTTGTTACACCTCATTTACTTGTCTTACGTATGTGGCCATGTCAATAAGAACTACAAAGATAAAAAATGTTGTATGATCATTAGGGAAAGGGAACCTTTAACAAATTGTGAAATTGGCCTCTAAACAAGAAAACTACTGTTCCAGAGCATAGAATTAGTTCAATTGTTTTGCAGGATTCTGGTTCAGTTATGTTGGTAAAAAGGTTTTGGGATATTTCAAAGGGAATGCTGTAGTGGCTAAATACTTGGATGTTTTCATGGAACTGTTAAACACATGAAATCATGGCTTACACAATCTTGCCAGtgaaaaattaagtttaaagTTCTTCATACAAGCGAATTTTGAACTATGACTGGATATAATCAATGATGCAAACTTAAACACTTTTGCCTTGATGTCTTCATTATTATGAGGTCCATTCTTCTTTATAGCAGCTATCTGAATTTGTCTTGTCATATGAGTCCCAAGGCTGCTCAGTACTGACGAACTGCTTCTGTAGCTTAGGAATTTGTTATGGGCAACGTCGAAGCATGATGTCTACTTCATGTCAAATTCCACAGTAGGCCACTGGTCATCATTGTCTCACAATCTATCAGAGGTTCTTGATTTCTCCGGGCATGTTGCTCCTGCGCaggttttcttctttttcatttCCTGCTTGTGTTTATTTGAACTaaagatcttttttttattagtgatgTTTCTCCCAAGTTCAATTACTCttgtttttttatgtaaaattaTTCTGAAATTAATGTTGTCACACAGAAACACCCTGGCAGTTTACTGGAAGGGTTTAGCGGGGTTCAAGTTAGCACACTTTCAGTGAATGAGGGTTTATTGGTTGCTGGTGGTTTTCAGGGAGAACTAATTTGCAAGGTAAGGTGCTGTTTCCCCTACTTTTGCTTTATAATAAGTACCTGCTTTAATGAAAAAAAAGCAAGCCATGAGTATCATCAGGCTTACATGCTCAGTATTTGCCAGTCTTGCTACAGGTTTGGGGATCCTTTACCTTTTCTTAATAAAAGAGGCAACCAtgaatattgtttttttaaatagaaaagGCAAACCTTAAATATCAGGTTTACGTGCtcaatattttttatctttGTACAGGTTGTGGGAGACCGTGATGTTAAGTTCTGCACAAGGACAACTTTAAGCGACAATGCTATCACAAATGCGATAGATATACACAGATCTGCAAGGTAAAAATATACCAGCTTAAATCTTTGGCTGAAGATGTACCTATCATTACAGAAATCTAAAGCCCTAAAATTGTCCATGTAGTGGAAGCTTGCGTGTTACCGTGTCCAACAATGATTGTGGTGTTCGTGAATTTGACATGGAAACATTTCAGCTCTTGAACCACTTCAGTTATAACTGGCCAGTAAATGTAAGTCATCTCTCTTCAATATCCACACAACGCTTTTATGTCCAGCCATCCTTGTTTGACTTCCTTACTACTCCTATGCAGCACACATCTGTGAGCCCTGATAGGAAACTTCTGGCAGTAGTTGGAGATGATCGGGATgctcttcttgttgattcaagAAATGGAAAGGTAAATGGCTAACATGTGCTCAGTCTCACATCGTCTGGCCTCAGTGGCGAAGCCACGGGGGGTGCCGGGGAGGGCCTGACACCTACGTTACCCTGATAGGCTGATACGGATACGCGATACGGCGATACCGGGATACACCGTCTTCTAAAAAACATGGATACGGGGATacgcgtgtatatatatatatataattaaaaatacaaaataaattaagTGTGGAATATGGACTGAAAAATTAGGCAGCACAACAGCATCAAACCACCAATGCACCGATCatcatatatatgatatatatctCAGTACGACATATTCACAGCATCTCACCATTCACTGAAGAGGCATGCATAAATAAGTGCAAGACTACACAGTAGATGAAATCATGAAAATAACATAGTTCTTCAAATAGATGGTAGACAACATTTTTCACATAGTAGATAAACCAATAGTAGAACATAACCACAGTGCTAAACTAATTAGAATTAACTTGTCCATGACTTCAAATTCAACTCAATAACTAGATAGCAAGACTAGATAAATTGATTGTTGATTTCATCCATTGGAACCGAAGTGGATGAAGGCCCATCACCTTATATGTCCAATGCACCAAGATCTAGCAGTCTCTCAGGGTCAGGCTCATCAAGTGACAGTTCTAGCAGTCTCGATGCATCAAAATCCATTGAATCTATCAAAGACGACAGCAATTGTACTAAGAAAAAGGGAACTGGAACACTATGCACGATGCAGATCAAACTTGGAGGGGATTTTCATTTACCTCAAGTCCTCAATGTCATCGGAGGCTGGGATCGAAGGAAGACAACGGCACTGGGCGCCGGTCGAAGCGGACAGCGGAGGACGGATCAGAGACGGCGGCAAGGCAACGCAGCGACGgtgtaggcggcggcgctgcgatGGGGATTGGGGTAGTGAGGAGAGAGGGGCAGTGTGAGTTGTGAGAGCGAGGGGCGGCGCGggtggagggggagagagatgcGGTTTTGTTCCTACGCGATTTAGGGCTCCCCCGTATCAGGTCCGCATCCCACCGTATCGGAAGAGTATCGGTGTTTATTTTAATTatctgaaaaagagaaaaaagagggATACGTACGGGATACCTATCCGGACGTATCTCACATGTATCCGCAGCCTGCCACCCCTCATCCTCTGATCGAaaccgccccccccccctcccccctcaatctctctctcgaTAAATAATTAACAGATGCAGGAGTATATCAGTAGCTAGCAACTCACTAAGTCCGCATGCATATGTGTAGCTGAATGCATATGCATGGCTCTAGCTGGGAGCATCGATCAGCACTCACTAACTCCCGCATGCAGCTGGGCGAAGCTTTTGATGTGATGTGACCAATTAACAAGATGAAGTCTTCAAATTAAAGAAGTAATTGAGATGTTTTGTAGTGTATCAAATCTCAGTTCTAGTATAGACGAACTACATAAATTGTGTTTAAGTCTCTCTTGCATGATTCAACTATGCAATTCTTAGGGTACGTTCGATTCAGTTATTGGAAGTATATTTCTAGCGgcagcgtatgattaattaggtATTAATTATTAGAAACTTATAAAATAGATTAACAAACTTCtattaaaaaacttttgcaCAAACAATTTATTTAACCGTTTGGGTAGTAGCTAATGAAAAAGGAGAAGTTGCCCAAAACAACTCAGCCTTACTAAAGAGGTGGATGGATGGGGATAAACCGCCTAGACGCTCACACAAGGTCGATTCCGAGGCCACCATTTGTTGGGGGTGAAAACTGATCATGCATACAGTACATTGTTTACCAAGCAGCAATAAGCTTTCTTCTAGATACATTGACCTTATGGTTGGCCCCTCTAATATATAAATCCTGGCTTCGCCACTGTCTGGCCTAGTCTCAATTCTCAACCATTATTGTTAGATATTCATTGTAGATATTAATTATTCTCCCCccgttgaaaattcaaaaaaagATATTAATTATTCTGTTTTGTTTCGTTTTAACTTGGACAAACCCTGTCTCTCCATGCTTATTAGTGTAGCACATTGGACTGCTAGGGTCTTACCCTTTTCTTGACAAGTCACAGGCATTTTGCTTCCATGACCTATAACAAAATTATG
The Oryza sativa Japonica Group chromosome 6, ASM3414082v1 DNA segment above includes these coding regions:
- the LOC4340270 gene encoding uncharacterized WD repeat-containing protein C2A9.03; amino-acid sequence: MAAAVRDGAAVAGYMAEDDPDGAASEDGDMDVEVGGEESQARDGDRRDGGDGDDEYALLTRITDTSAAEARAGKDIQGIPWERLQITRSDYRKARLVQYKNYENFPQSGELMDKICKQVDKISKYYEFHYNTRLVKPSILHFQLRNLLWATSKHDVYFMSNSTVGHWSSLSHNLSEVLDFSGHVAPAQKHPGSLLEGFSGVQVSTLSVNEGLLVAGGFQGELICKVVGDRDVKFCTRTTLSDNAITNAIDIHRSASGSLRVTVSNNDCGVREFDMETFQLLNHFSYNWPVNHTSVSPDRKLLAVVGDDRDALLVDSRNGKVTSTLVGHLDYSFASAWHPDGRTFATGNQDKTCRVWDVRNLSTSLSVLRGNIGAIRCIRYSSDGQFMLFSEPADFVHVYSAAADYKKRQEIDFFGEISGISLSPDDESLFVGVCDRVYASLLHYRMVHSFGYLDSFM